One window of Burkholderia cepacia GG4 genomic DNA carries:
- a CDS encoding multidrug effflux MFS transporter — translation MNVSLTPARESNSPRFLLFLICLFASAGQLAIDIYVPALPDMARSFATTPQAIQSSVSGYMAAYALGQLIFGPIADAYGRKRVLAFGLVIYTIGCLLSLGAPNLETFVLARCLQGFGIATTNLLAKAIITDSFSGQALMHAFTYMSIAWGLAPIIAPVIGAHLQEWFGWRACLVFLLVYSLVMWALLWHYRETLPKPVHLEPRTLMTNAGKVLASPVFQSCFLAQGLCYSILLVFNIVGPFMVQTTLHKPPTFFGYLALGIGLMYFLGGLSNRIHGHGLPSAEQRLRIGARVMALAAVAMLVLALTVGLRVWTLATPVLVMGFCAGAMYPTLMAKGNSLFPHIAGLTSAILGCALLLVSSAMMGVAGFVSVQVLTPLAAFFVVLSFTVVWMVTKLLRYLSQQQAARVACGSGEAA, via the coding sequence ATGAACGTCTCGCTCACTCCCGCGCGCGAATCGAACTCGCCGCGCTTCCTGCTGTTCCTGATCTGCCTGTTCGCGTCCGCCGGCCAGCTCGCGATCGACATCTACGTACCCGCGCTGCCCGACATGGCGCGCTCGTTCGCGACCACGCCGCAGGCGATCCAGTCGAGCGTGTCCGGCTACATGGCCGCGTATGCGCTCGGCCAGCTGATCTTCGGCCCCATCGCCGACGCTTACGGGCGCAAGCGCGTGCTCGCGTTCGGGCTGGTGATCTACACGATCGGCTGCCTGCTGTCGCTCGGCGCGCCGAACCTGGAGACGTTCGTGCTGGCGCGCTGCCTGCAGGGCTTCGGGATCGCGACCACGAACCTGCTCGCGAAGGCGATCATCACCGACTCGTTCTCGGGCCAGGCGCTGATGCATGCCTTTACGTACATGTCGATCGCGTGGGGGCTCGCACCGATCATCGCGCCGGTGATCGGCGCGCACCTGCAGGAATGGTTCGGCTGGCGCGCGTGCCTCGTGTTCCTGCTCGTGTACTCGCTGGTGATGTGGGCGCTGTTGTGGCACTACCGCGAAACCTTGCCGAAGCCGGTCCATCTCGAGCCGCGCACGCTGATGACGAACGCGGGCAAGGTGCTCGCGAGCCCGGTGTTCCAGAGCTGCTTCCTCGCGCAGGGGCTGTGCTACAGCATCCTGCTGGTGTTCAACATCGTCGGGCCGTTCATGGTGCAGACCACGCTGCACAAGCCGCCGACCTTCTTCGGCTATCTGGCGCTCGGGATCGGCCTGATGTATTTCCTCGGCGGGCTGTCAAACCGGATTCACGGGCACGGGCTGCCGAGCGCCGAGCAGCGGCTGCGCATCGGCGCGCGCGTGATGGCGCTGGCGGCGGTCGCGATGCTCGTGCTCGCGCTGACCGTCGGCCTGCGCGTATGGACGCTCGCGACACCGGTGCTCGTGATGGGTTTCTGCGCGGGCGCGATGTATCCGACGCTGATGGCCAAGGGCAATTCGCTGTTTCCGCATATCGCGGGGCTGACGAGCGCGATCCTCGGGTGTGCGCTGCTGCTCGTGTCGTCCGCGATGATGGGCGTGGCCGGCTTCGTGTCGGTGCAGGTGCTGACGCCGCTCGCGGCGTTCTTCGTCGTGCTGTCGTTCACCGTCGTGTGGATGGTGACCAAGCTGCTGCGCTACCTGTCGCAGCAGCAGGCCGCGCGCGTCGCGTGCGGGAGCGGCGAGGCCGCGTAA
- the mgtA gene encoding magnesium-translocating P-type ATPase encodes MTQRNTSQQKQRGFIRGGPGQQHEPRIMRAAQEAARPLEETFKSLRTSTRGLTYDQAADRLQHNGPNEIAHDKPPHWTHQLLHAFHNPFVYVLLVLAAISFCTDVYFAAPDDRDYVGMTILLAMVTISALLRFVQEFRSLRAAEKLKAMVRTTATVQRAVTATSEPSRREVPMREVVIGDIVHLSAGDMIPADVRLLASRDLFISQAVLTGEALPVEKYDTLGAVAGKSAHAGAAGATGTANDASTSLLDLENVCFMGTNVVSGTATAVVVATGEDTYFGSLARNVVSHKRIETSFDRGVSSVSWLLIKFMFVMVPIVFMINGLTKGDWLSALTFALAVAVGLTPEMLPMIVSANLARGAIAMARRKVVVKRLNSVQNFGAMDVLCTDKTGTLTQDKIILEHHLDLSGHKNEDILRLGWLNSFHQSGQKNLIDIAVVARADEIGERVKPQGYKKIDELPFDFVRRRLSVVVEDTHGTHLLICKGAVEEMLAVSTHVQDEDGVRPLDFVARKRLLEQANAYNEDGFRVLVLATRTIARGDEREQYRTADERDLVVRGFLTFLDPPKESAAPALAALRENGVAVKVLTGDNATVTMKVCRQVGLEPGKPMLGAEIEALDDATLAQVVERTTVFAKLTPLQKARIVKALQANGHTVGFLGDGINDAPALRDADVGISVDSGADIAKETADIILLEKSLMVLEEGVIKGRETFGNILKYLNMTASSNFGNVFSVLVASAFLPWEPMLATQLLVLNLIYDTSQMLLPWDKMDPEFVKKPRKWEAGNIGRFMLWVGPTSSVFDITTYVLMWTVFGAGAMYHLHGGSGGQIVMNSGWFIESLVSQTLVVHLLRTQKIPFLQSTAALPVLLSTFTAIAIGCWLPFSPFADSLGFMHLPGTYWLWLAATMVGYILLAQIVKTIYVRRYKQWF; translated from the coding sequence ATGACACAACGAAACACATCGCAACAGAAACAGCGCGGCTTCATCCGCGGCGGCCCGGGTCAGCAGCACGAACCGCGCATCATGCGCGCCGCGCAGGAAGCGGCCCGCCCGCTCGAGGAAACCTTCAAGTCGCTGCGCACCAGCACGCGCGGCCTCACCTACGACCAGGCTGCCGATCGCCTGCAGCACAACGGCCCGAACGAAATCGCGCACGACAAGCCGCCACACTGGACCCACCAGTTGCTGCACGCGTTCCACAATCCGTTCGTCTACGTGCTGCTGGTGCTGGCCGCGATCAGCTTCTGCACCGACGTCTACTTCGCGGCGCCTGACGATCGCGACTACGTCGGCATGACGATCCTGCTGGCGATGGTGACGATCAGCGCGCTGCTGCGCTTCGTGCAGGAATTCCGTTCGCTGCGCGCGGCCGAGAAGCTCAAGGCGATGGTCCGCACGACCGCGACCGTGCAGCGCGCGGTGACCGCCACGTCCGAACCGTCACGTCGCGAGGTGCCGATGCGCGAAGTGGTGATTGGCGACATCGTGCATCTGTCGGCCGGCGACATGATCCCCGCCGACGTGCGCCTGCTCGCGTCGCGCGACCTGTTCATCAGCCAGGCCGTGCTGACCGGCGAGGCACTGCCGGTCGAGAAGTACGACACGCTCGGCGCGGTTGCCGGCAAGTCGGCGCATGCCGGTGCGGCAGGCGCGACCGGCACGGCGAACGACGCGTCGACGTCGCTGCTCGATCTCGAGAACGTGTGCTTCATGGGCACCAACGTGGTCAGCGGCACCGCGACGGCGGTGGTCGTCGCAACCGGCGAGGACACCTATTTCGGTTCGCTCGCGCGCAACGTCGTGAGCCACAAGCGCATCGAGACGAGCTTCGACCGAGGCGTCTCGAGCGTGAGCTGGCTGCTGATCAAGTTCATGTTCGTGATGGTGCCGATCGTGTTCATGATCAACGGCCTGACCAAGGGCGACTGGCTGAGCGCGCTCACGTTCGCGCTCGCGGTGGCCGTCGGCCTCACGCCGGAAATGCTGCCGATGATCGTCAGTGCGAACCTCGCGCGCGGCGCGATCGCGATGGCGCGCCGCAAGGTCGTCGTGAAGCGGCTGAACTCCGTGCAGAACTTCGGCGCGATGGACGTGCTGTGCACCGACAAGACCGGCACGCTCACGCAGGACAAGATCATCCTCGAACACCACCTCGATCTGTCCGGCCACAAGAACGAGGACATCCTGCGGCTCGGCTGGCTGAACAGCTTCCATCAGAGCGGCCAGAAGAACCTGATCGACATCGCCGTCGTCGCACGCGCCGACGAGATCGGCGAGCGCGTGAAGCCGCAGGGCTACAAGAAGATCGACGAGCTGCCGTTCGACTTCGTGCGCCGCCGCCTGTCGGTCGTTGTCGAGGACACGCACGGCACTCACCTGCTGATCTGCAAGGGCGCGGTCGAGGAAATGCTCGCGGTGTCGACCCATGTGCAGGACGAGGACGGCGTGCGCCCGCTCGACTTCGTCGCGCGCAAGCGGCTGCTCGAACAGGCGAACGCGTACAACGAGGACGGCTTCCGCGTGCTGGTGCTCGCGACGCGCACCATTGCGCGCGGCGACGAACGCGAACAGTACCGCACCGCGGACGAGCGCGATCTCGTCGTGCGCGGCTTCCTGACCTTCCTCGACCCGCCGAAGGAATCGGCCGCGCCAGCGCTCGCCGCGCTGCGCGAAAACGGCGTCGCGGTGAAGGTGCTGACGGGCGACAACGCGACCGTCACGATGAAGGTGTGCCGCCAGGTCGGCCTCGAACCTGGCAAGCCGATGCTCGGCGCCGAAATCGAGGCGCTCGACGACGCGACGCTCGCGCAGGTCGTCGAACGCACGACCGTATTCGCGAAGCTGACGCCGCTGCAGAAGGCGCGCATCGTCAAGGCGCTGCAGGCGAACGGCCACACGGTCGGCTTCCTCGGCGACGGCATCAACGACGCGCCCGCGCTGCGCGACGCCGACGTCGGCATTTCGGTCGACAGCGGCGCCGACATCGCGAAGGAAACCGCCGACATCATCCTGCTCGAGAAGAGCCTGATGGTGCTCGAGGAAGGCGTGATCAAGGGCCGCGAGACATTCGGCAACATTCTCAAGTACCTGAACATGACCGCGAGTTCGAACTTCGGCAACGTGTTCTCGGTGCTCGTCGCCAGTGCATTCCTGCCGTGGGAGCCGATGCTCGCGACCCAGCTGCTCGTGCTGAACCTGATCTACGACACGTCGCAGATGCTGCTGCCGTGGGACAAGATGGATCCGGAGTTCGTGAAGAAGCCGCGCAAGTGGGAAGCCGGCAACATCGGCCGCTTCATGCTGTGGGTCGGGCCGACCTCGTCGGTGTTCGACATCACCACGTACGTGCTGATGTGGACCGTGTTCGGCGCGGGCGCGATGTATCACCTGCACGGCGGTTCGGGCGGCCAGATCGTGATGAACTCGGGCTGGTTCATCGAGAGCCTCGTGTCGCAGACGCTCGTCGTGCACCTGCTGCGCACGCAGAAGATCCCGTTCCTGCAGAGCACGGCCGCGCTGCCGGTGCTGCTGTCGACGTTCACTGCGATCGCGATCGGTTGCTGGCTGCCGTTCTCGCCGTTCGCGGATTCGCTCGGCTTCATGCACCTGCCGGGCACCTACTGGCTGTGGCTCGCGGCGACGATGGTCGGCTACATCCTGCTCGCGCAGATCGTCAAGACGATCTATGTGCGTCGCTACAAGCAGTGGTTCTGA
- a CDS encoding GNAT family N-acetyltransferase, with product MSLILLNRVARTDAPDLITANRASRGHHLPWVDSFTDQAGFDQWFARCLTGPNVGLVARERASGKVVGVVNLNEIVGGPFQSAYLGYYGMVEFSRQGLMTEALRAATGVAFGELGLHRLEANIQPANHASIALVRRLGFRKEGFSPRYLRIDGAWRDHERWALLADSEPETGT from the coding sequence ATGAGCCTGATCCTGCTGAACCGCGTCGCCCGAACCGACGCTCCCGACCTGATCACCGCCAACCGCGCGAGCCGCGGCCACCATCTGCCGTGGGTCGACTCGTTCACCGACCAGGCGGGATTCGACCAATGGTTCGCCCGCTGCCTGACCGGGCCGAACGTCGGCCTCGTCGCGCGCGAACGCGCGTCCGGAAAGGTCGTCGGCGTGGTGAACCTCAACGAGATCGTCGGCGGCCCGTTCCAGAGCGCGTATCTCGGCTACTACGGGATGGTGGAGTTCAGCCGGCAAGGGCTGATGACGGAAGCGCTGCGCGCGGCGACCGGCGTCGCGTTCGGCGAACTCGGGCTGCATCGGCTCGAAGCCAACATCCAGCCTGCCAACCACGCGTCGATCGCGCTGGTTCGGCGGCTCGGTTTCCGGAAAGAGGGTTTTTCACCGCGCTACCTGCGCATCGACGGCGCATGGCGCGACCACGAACGGTGGGCGCTGCTGGCCGACAGCGAGCCCGAAACGGGCACCTGA
- a CDS encoding glutamate/aspartate ABC transporter substrate-binding protein, which yields MDRRFRWLAVALTCALAGSAHAQALTGTLKKIKDTGIVSLGIRESSVPFSYSDNQQKNIGYSRDIAARIIDQLRTELKAPNLTVKEIPITSQNRIPLLQNGTIDFECGSTTNTLERQRQAAFSNSIFLYGIRFSTRKDSGVMDFADLAGKTVATTAGTSDERLLRKLNEEKGMNMTIISAKDHAEAFMNVTTGRAVAFVMDEPLLYGEIAKDRNPGAYTVAGTPLVHENYACMMRKDDPAFKHVVDGVIAKMQTSGAAEKLYDQWFMQPIPPKGVSLNYPLSPEMKQLFRNPTDQAQY from the coding sequence ATGGATCGCCGCTTCCGTTGGCTGGCCGTCGCGTTGACCTGCGCGCTGGCGGGCAGCGCGCACGCGCAGGCCCTCACCGGCACGCTGAAGAAGATCAAGGACACGGGCATCGTGTCGCTCGGTATCCGCGAGTCTTCGGTGCCGTTTTCGTACTCGGACAACCAGCAGAAAAACATCGGCTACTCGCGCGACATCGCGGCGCGCATCATTGACCAGCTCAGGACGGAACTGAAGGCGCCGAACCTGACGGTGAAGGAAATTCCGATCACGTCGCAGAACCGGATTCCGCTGCTGCAGAACGGCACGATCGACTTCGAGTGCGGGTCGACGACGAACACGCTGGAGCGGCAGAGGCAGGCTGCGTTCTCGAACAGCATCTTCCTGTACGGGATCCGCTTCAGCACGCGCAAGGATTCGGGCGTAATGGACTTCGCGGACCTGGCCGGCAAGACGGTCGCGACGACGGCCGGCACGTCGGACGAGCGCCTGCTGCGCAAGCTCAACGAAGAGAAGGGGATGAACATGACGATCATCAGCGCGAAGGACCACGCCGAAGCGTTCATGAACGTCACGACGGGGCGCGCGGTTGCATTCGTGATGGACGAGCCGCTGCTGTACGGCGAGATTGCGAAGGACCGCAACCCGGGCGCGTATACGGTGGCAGGCACGCCGCTCGTTCACGAAAACTACGCGTGCATGATGCGCAAGGACGATCCGGCCTTCAAGCACGTGGTCGACGGCGTGATCGCGAAGATGCAGACGTCGGGCGCGGCCGAGAAGCTCTACGACCAGTGGTTCATGCAACCGATTCCGCCGAAGGGCGTGAGCCTCAACTATCCGTTGTCGCCGGAGATGAAGCAGCTGTTCAGGAATCCGACGGATCAGGCGCAGTACTGA
- a CDS encoding S8 family peptidase — MKAKRFNFALARSAHARMLAGMLSAAALLPLAGCGGGGGDGSNPSSSNAAPAPAPSPAPNPTTPPATGGSNACTTQQAAVQMAAQTSAPDEPPVDHLIVKLKTMTTARAMAAIDTGTRLDAVIQRSMARLTAPTTTGAARAYAAATTSQAPLNVQVERTLSDGAAVLSIGQRLASGDAAALAQAFAADADVDYAEPDHPMRVRDTPSDPAYGQQWYLSDASVGINAPPAWTRTKGSPTVVTAVLDTGYRPHPDLVGNLLPGYSFISNVNTSNNGQARGSDATDPGDWVTQQELDDASGPFYHCASEPGSSSWHGTRVTGVIGATANNGIGVAGVSWLGRILPVRVLGKCGGVTSDIADAMRWAAGIPVVGVPTNPTPAKIINLSLGGVGACSATFQQAIDDVNAKGVTVVVAAGNDGLSTALDQPANCRGVISVGATDATGRRASFSNFGADVALSAPGVNILSTANSGTTTPGTDSYGPASGTSFATPQVTGIVGLMLAVNGNLTPAQIQQKLQGGARAATLPASTSCTALPAGAGIADAGAAVTAAMQ; from the coding sequence ATGAAAGCCAAACGTTTCAATTTCGCGCTGGCCCGCTCCGCTCATGCGCGCATGCTCGCCGGCATGCTGTCCGCCGCCGCGCTCCTTCCGCTCGCCGGCTGCGGCGGCGGTGGCGGCGACGGCAGCAATCCGTCCTCCTCCAACGCAGCGCCCGCCCCCGCGCCTTCGCCCGCCCCGAACCCGACGACCCCGCCCGCGACCGGCGGCAGCAACGCGTGCACGACCCAGCAGGCCGCCGTGCAGATGGCCGCCCAGACGAGCGCGCCAGACGAGCCGCCGGTCGATCACCTGATCGTCAAACTGAAGACGATGACAACCGCGCGCGCGATGGCCGCCATCGACACCGGTACGCGACTCGACGCCGTGATCCAGCGCTCGATGGCGCGCTTGACGGCACCGACGACGACCGGCGCCGCACGTGCGTATGCAGCCGCGACGACGTCGCAGGCACCGCTGAACGTGCAGGTCGAGCGGACCCTGTCGGACGGCGCGGCCGTGCTGTCGATCGGCCAGCGCCTCGCGTCCGGCGACGCGGCGGCGCTCGCGCAGGCATTCGCGGCCGACGCCGACGTCGACTACGCGGAACCGGATCATCCGATGCGGGTCCGCGATACACCGAGCGATCCCGCCTATGGCCAGCAGTGGTATCTGTCCGATGCGAGCGTCGGCATCAACGCGCCGCCCGCCTGGACGCGGACCAAGGGTTCGCCGACCGTCGTCACGGCGGTGCTCGACACCGGCTACCGGCCGCACCCCGACCTCGTCGGCAACCTGCTGCCCGGCTACAGCTTCATCTCGAACGTCAACACGAGCAACAACGGGCAGGCGCGCGGCAGCGACGCAACCGATCCGGGCGACTGGGTCACGCAGCAGGAACTCGACGACGCCAGCGGCCCGTTCTACCACTGCGCGAGCGAACCGGGCAGCAGCAGCTGGCACGGCACGCGCGTGACGGGCGTGATCGGCGCCACCGCCAACAACGGCATCGGCGTCGCCGGCGTGTCGTGGCTCGGCCGGATCCTGCCGGTGCGCGTGCTCGGCAAGTGCGGCGGCGTGACGAGCGACATCGCCGACGCGATGCGCTGGGCGGCCGGCATTCCTGTCGTCGGCGTGCCGACGAACCCAACTCCCGCGAAGATCATCAACCTGAGCCTGGGCGGCGTGGGCGCATGCAGCGCGACGTTCCAGCAGGCAATCGACGACGTGAACGCGAAAGGCGTGACCGTCGTCGTGGCCGCCGGCAACGACGGCCTGTCGACCGCGCTCGACCAGCCCGCGAACTGCCGCGGCGTGATCAGCGTCGGCGCGACCGACGCGACCGGGCGCCGCGCGTCATTCAGCAACTTCGGCGCCGACGTCGCACTGAGCGCGCCGGGCGTCAACATCCTGTCGACGGCCAACAGCGGCACCACGACGCCGGGCACCGATTCGTACGGCCCCGCGAGCGGCACGAGCTTCGCGACGCCGCAGGTGACCGGCATCGTCGGGCTGATGCTGGCGGTGAACGGCAACCTCACGCCCGCGCAGATCCAGCAGAAGCTGCAAGGCGGCGCGCGCGCGGCGACGCTGCCGGCCAGCACGTCGTGCACCGCGCTGCCGGCCGGTGCCGGGATTGCCGATGCAGGCGCTGCCGTCACGGCGGCCATGCAATAA
- a CDS encoding transporter has translation MKRSILPLAAASALFAPLDAYAAHPLVSDDTGTQGNANWQFEFNGEETSKQDENGRHQLWNATLTRGFGEPVDLYVNAPYTHLQTRTDDNGAGIGDVEIGMKWRFVERGPVSLALKPKVTMPTGNDSRGLGTGRVGTGATLLAQADVARVSLLANAGLAYQPNRQGDLRSVWAVSAAVLYKATDKVQVMADVGMSRNTESTAGANPAFVIAGAVYSPVRWLDLDIGYRHGLNDQTYRHSVMGGVTARW, from the coding sequence ATGAAACGAAGCATCCTTCCGCTCGCCGCCGCGAGCGCCCTCTTCGCGCCGCTGGACGCGTATGCGGCCCATCCGCTCGTCAGTGACGACACGGGTACGCAGGGCAACGCGAACTGGCAGTTCGAATTCAACGGCGAGGAAACCTCGAAACAGGACGAAAACGGCCGCCATCAGTTGTGGAACGCGACGCTCACGCGCGGGTTCGGCGAGCCTGTCGATCTCTACGTGAACGCACCGTACACGCATCTGCAAACGCGGACCGACGATAACGGCGCGGGCATCGGCGATGTCGAGATCGGCATGAAATGGCGCTTCGTCGAACGCGGGCCAGTGTCGCTCGCGCTGAAACCGAAGGTGACGATGCCGACCGGCAACGACAGTCGCGGGCTCGGCACGGGCCGCGTCGGCACCGGCGCGACGCTGCTCGCGCAAGCCGACGTCGCGCGCGTCTCGCTGCTCGCGAATGCGGGCCTCGCCTACCAGCCGAACCGCCAGGGCGACCTGCGCTCGGTCTGGGCCGTGTCGGCCGCGGTGCTCTACAAGGCGACCGACAAGGTGCAGGTCATGGCCGACGTCGGCATGTCGCGCAACACCGAAAGCACGGCCGGCGCGAATCCGGCGTTCGTGATCGCGGGCGCAGTCTACTCGCCGGTGCGCTGGCTCGATCTTGACATCGGCTACCGGCACGGGCTGAACGACCAGACCTATCGACATTCGGTGATGGGTGGCGTCACGGCGCGGTGGTAA